A region from the Streptomyces sp. 3214.6 genome encodes:
- a CDS encoding metallophosphoesterase, with the protein MTQGAGQGPEAERTATLRDFRVPAYVHETGPYGHGAHPGNAAPPLEEPLEHPEGYTPTQRDLPVINRRGDTLQVAVDPAAVQAPLPATGPGPLFVVGDVHGYLDELVAALQEKGLIDAAGNWCAGTARLWFLGDFTDRGPDGIGVIDLVMRLSAEAAAAGGYCKALMGNHELLLLGAKRFGDTPVNSGAGTATFQAAWLLNGGQKYDMDRLQDHHLQWMARLDAVEEVDGHLLVHSDTTAYLDYGDSIEAVNDTVRETITRNDADEVWDLFRKFTKRFSFRDEGGADAVRSLLDTYGGTRIVHGHSPIPYLLGEVGSEDGEDNGGPHVEGPHVYADGLAIAMDGGVTMAGKLLVQQLPLNI; encoded by the coding sequence ATGACTCAGGGGGCCGGTCAGGGACCCGAGGCGGAGCGGACGGCGACGTTGCGTGACTTCCGGGTGCCCGCGTACGTCCACGAGACCGGTCCGTACGGCCACGGCGCGCACCCCGGCAACGCCGCGCCGCCCCTCGAGGAGCCGCTGGAGCATCCGGAGGGCTACACGCCCACCCAGCGCGATCTGCCCGTCATCAACCGTCGCGGCGACACCCTTCAGGTGGCCGTGGACCCGGCGGCCGTCCAGGCTCCGCTGCCCGCGACCGGCCCGGGCCCGCTGTTCGTCGTCGGCGACGTGCACGGCTACCTCGACGAACTGGTGGCCGCACTGCAGGAGAAGGGCCTGATCGACGCCGCCGGCAACTGGTGCGCGGGCACCGCCCGGCTGTGGTTCCTCGGTGACTTCACCGACCGCGGCCCGGACGGCATCGGCGTCATCGACCTCGTCATGCGCCTGTCCGCCGAGGCCGCCGCGGCCGGCGGATACTGCAAGGCCCTGATGGGCAACCACGAGCTGCTGCTGCTCGGCGCCAAACGCTTCGGCGACACCCCCGTCAACTCCGGCGCGGGCACCGCCACCTTCCAGGCGGCCTGGCTGCTCAACGGCGGCCAGAAGTACGACATGGACCGCCTCCAGGACCACCACCTGCAGTGGATGGCCCGCCTCGACGCCGTCGAGGAGGTCGACGGCCACCTACTCGTCCACTCCGACACCACCGCCTACCTCGACTACGGGGACTCGATCGAGGCGGTCAACGACACCGTCCGCGAGACGATCACGCGCAACGACGCGGACGAGGTGTGGGATCTGTTCCGCAAGTTCACCAAGCGCTTCTCCTTCCGCGACGAGGGCGGCGCGGACGCCGTCCGCTCCCTGCTCGATACGTACGGCGGCACCCGCATCGTTCACGGCCACAGCCCAATTCCCTATCTGCTGGGCGAAGTCGGCTCCGAGGACGGCGAGGACAACGGCGGTCCGCACGTCGAAGGACCGCACGTCTACGCCGACGGACTGGCCATCGCGATGGACGGTGGCGTGACGATGGCCGGAAAACTGCTGGTCCAGCAACTGCCCCTGAATATCTGA
- a CDS encoding LacI family DNA-binding transcriptional regulator, with the protein MTAAGKHQVSRAETSRRGSRPGRAGIRDVAAAAGVSITTVSDALNGKGRLPDATRRHVREVADRLGYRPSAAARTLRTGKSGLIGLTVTTYGDEPFTFTEFAYFAEMARAATSAALARGYALVILPATSRHDVWSNVALDGTVVIDPSDQDPVVSELVRQGLPVVSDGRPAGPLPVTAWVDNDHEAAVLDILDHLADAGARRIGLLTGTTTDTYTHLSTSAYLRWCERVGQDPVYEAYPAHDPCAGAVAADRLLARPDRPDAVYGLFDPNGTDLLAAARRYGLRVPEDLLIVCCSESTVYANTEPPVTTLSLKPRRIGTAVVQLLIDAIEGVESDRPVEQVIPTELIVRTSSQRRPPRTTVSPPRAPEEK; encoded by the coding sequence ATGACAGCAGCAGGGAAGCACCAGGTGAGCCGCGCGGAAACCTCACGCCGAGGCAGCCGGCCGGGCCGGGCGGGCATCAGGGACGTGGCCGCCGCCGCCGGAGTCTCCATCACGACCGTCTCCGACGCCCTCAACGGCAAGGGCAGGCTCCCCGACGCCACCCGACGCCATGTCCGCGAGGTCGCCGACCGACTGGGCTACCGCCCCTCCGCGGCGGCCCGAACCCTTCGTACCGGCAAGTCAGGACTCATCGGCCTGACCGTCACCACGTACGGGGATGAACCTTTCACCTTCACCGAGTTCGCGTACTTCGCGGAGATGGCGCGCGCCGCGACCTCGGCCGCACTCGCCCGCGGCTACGCCCTCGTCATCCTCCCCGCGACCTCGCGCCACGACGTGTGGTCGAACGTCGCCCTGGACGGCACGGTCGTCATCGACCCCTCCGACCAGGATCCGGTGGTCAGCGAGCTGGTCCGGCAGGGTTTACCAGTCGTCTCCGACGGCCGCCCGGCCGGCCCGCTCCCGGTCACCGCCTGGGTGGACAACGACCACGAGGCCGCCGTCCTCGACATCCTCGACCACCTGGCCGACGCCGGCGCCCGCCGCATCGGCCTCCTCACCGGCACCACGACGGACACGTACACACACCTGTCGACCAGCGCGTATCTGCGGTGGTGCGAGCGGGTCGGCCAGGACCCGGTCTACGAGGCCTACCCCGCACATGACCCGTGCGCGGGCGCCGTGGCCGCCGATCGGCTGCTGGCCCGCCCCGACCGCCCCGACGCCGTCTACGGCCTGTTCGACCCCAACGGCACCGACCTCCTCGCCGCCGCCCGCCGCTACGGACTGCGCGTTCCGGAGGACCTCCTGATCGTCTGCTGCAGCGAGTCCACGGTGTACGCCAACACCGAGCCGCCCGTCACCACCCTCTCGCTGAAACCGCGCCGTATCGGCACGGCGGTCGTCCAACTCCTCATCGACGCCATCGAGGGCGTGGAGTCGGACCGACCGGTCGAGCAGGTGATACCGACCGAACTGATCGTGCGGACATCGTCCCAGCGACGCCCCCCACGAACAACGGTCAGCCCGCCCCGAGCACCGGAAGAGAAGTAA
- the hisC gene encoding histidinol-phosphate transaminase encodes MSETSPKLRAELEGIPTYKPGKPAAAGGPVAYKLSSNENPYPPLPGVMETVTAAAASFNRYPDLACTALVNELAERFGVPTSHLATGTGSVGVAQQLVQATAGPGDEVIYAWRSFEAYPIITRISGATPVQVPLTAGDVHDLDAMADAITDRTRLIFVCNPNNPTGTVVKRAELERFLDRVPRDVLVVLDEAYREFIRDPEVPDGVELYRNRPNVCVLRTFSKAYGLAGLRVGFAIAHEPVAEALRKTAVPFGVSQLAQEAAIASLRAEDALLGRVGSLVCERLRVVEGLRGQGWTVPETQANFVWLRLGEHTVAFAAACEQAGVVVRPFPGEGVRVTIGENEANDIFLKVAEGFRKEL; translated from the coding sequence GTGAGCGAGACGAGCCCCAAGCTGCGCGCCGAGCTGGAGGGGATCCCCACCTACAAGCCGGGCAAGCCGGCCGCGGCCGGTGGTCCCGTTGCCTACAAGCTGTCCTCCAACGAGAACCCCTATCCGCCGCTGCCGGGTGTGATGGAGACCGTGACGGCCGCTGCCGCGTCCTTCAACCGCTACCCGGACCTGGCCTGTACGGCGCTGGTGAACGAACTCGCCGAGCGCTTCGGGGTCCCCACCTCCCACCTGGCCACGGGCACCGGTTCGGTCGGCGTCGCCCAGCAGCTCGTCCAGGCGACCGCGGGGCCGGGGGACGAGGTGATCTACGCCTGGCGGTCCTTCGAGGCGTACCCGATCATCACGCGGATCAGCGGCGCGACTCCCGTGCAGGTGCCGCTGACGGCGGGGGACGTGCACGACCTGGACGCGATGGCCGACGCGATCACCGACCGGACCCGGCTGATCTTCGTCTGCAACCCCAACAACCCCACGGGCACCGTCGTGAAGCGGGCCGAGCTGGAACGATTCCTCGACCGGGTGCCGCGTGATGTGCTGGTCGTGCTCGACGAGGCCTACCGGGAGTTCATCCGCGATCCCGAAGTGCCGGACGGCGTGGAGCTGTACCGGAACCGGCCCAACGTCTGTGTGCTGCGGACCTTCTCCAAGGCGTACGGCCTCGCGGGTCTGCGCGTCGGTTTCGCCATTGCCCACGAGCCGGTGGCGGAGGCGCTGCGCAAGACGGCGGTGCCGTTCGGCGTGAGTCAGCTGGCGCAGGAGGCCGCGATCGCCTCGCTGCGTGCCGAGGACGCGCTGCTCGGCCGGGTCGGGTCCCTGGTGTGCGAGCGCCTGCGCGTGGTCGAGGGGCTGCGCGGGCAGGGCTGGACGGTGCCCGAGACGCAGGCCAACTTCGTCTGGCTGCGGCTGGGCGAGCACACGGTGGCCTTCGCGGCGGCGTGCGAGCAGGCCGGCGTCGTGGTGCGGCCGTTCCCGGGCGAGGGCGTGCGGGTGACGATCGGCGAGAACGAGGCGAACGACATCTTCCTGAAGGTGGCGGAAGGGTTCCGCAAGGAGCTGTAG